The following DNA comes from Procambarus clarkii isolate CNS0578487 chromosome 23, FALCON_Pclarkii_2.0, whole genome shotgun sequence.
AGGTGTGGAATAGCTTTCAGGTGCGGAATATTTATCATGTATGAAATATATCTCAGGTGTGGAATATCTCTCAGATGTGGGAATATCTCTCAGATGTAGAATATCTCTCAGTTTATGAATATCTCTCAGTTGAAGAATATCTCTCAGATGTGTAAAATCTCTTAGGTGTGTACAATCTCTCAGGTGTGTAAAAAAGGGTAAGTTGCCTCCTGTGGGCTGGAAGGTACTGACATCAACCACTAAATGGGTACAAATAACAGTGTTTCCTGGCAACGCTAACTGGGTTGATTGTTGATTTGCAAATTAAAAAAGACTGTAATTGATTAATCAATGTTGTAACTTGCTTAACCAAATAAATAttgggggttcagttcctgagcccattatgtgcctctgtaactctccACCATACGCTGCCGGGATGGACAGCGAGGGTACATAGTAGATAAAATAAAGTAATTAAAACGAGTGGATGGATAGGTATGGTACTGATTTGGAAGTATGAATGAACAAGCTGCCGTGCAGGATGGTGAGTAGGGAGTGTAAATACGCTGACATAGGCTTTCGTGTGTATTACTAATGGATCAAAAGTGGACATGTCCAGGAAGCACTTGCTGGTGAGTCAGGGTGCGTGGCCAAAGGATGAGTTAAGAGTTGTCAAGCATGTTTTTAAATGAGTGGACAAGGGTGAGTGAGGAGCGAGTGCGACAACACAGAGCGTGAACCTGAGGTGCGTAGCGGCAGACAAGCAAGGACTGGCAGGGCGTGGGGAAGAGGTCTCCCGCAaggagggtgtgggcgtgtgggtggcCGACCTGTGGACTCGTCGACCCAGGCTCTGCGTCTCGACGTATATGGCGCGCTTCACTTCCCTTTCTACTTGCTCCCAGTCTGCATCGCCGTCAATCTGTTAGCAAAACTGAAGATTTAGATTTCAATCAATTGATCTGACTTTTGGATTCAGAGTCAGATTCCTTTATGTattatgcacccccccccccatacccattccatgggcggtGTTGACTTTGGAACCGCACAATAAATTTTTAAATACATTAGGAGTCAAGAGGGCAGTTATAATTGCTTGCTAAACTCTCgttttccagcagacacctggacgaTATCTGCTAAAACACGAGAGCTATTGTAGGCTGCATATTGTTCCTGGAAAAGTATGCTTTACAACCTCTTAGGGATTCACTGAGACTTGAATGGTTGAAAACATTGAATCTTGCTGAAGTTTTCACAGGGTAGATATATAATGCATATCATAAAAAAGCTATATAAAGAGGGTCATAATAACCACAGGTCACTGAGATGTTATCAAGGTCAAAGAGGGTCATGACAAGCACAGGTTAGTGAGCTGTCATAAAGGTCTAAGAGGGCCAAAGAGATAATACAGGTACTCACAATTTTCAGCCTATTCTTCTCATCAAAGGCCTTCAACATGGGAAGAGTGACCTCCCTGTAGATGGCGAGTCGTCTACGCGCTGCTGCCACGTTGTCATCAAGACGGTTCTCTCTCCTGCCTAAGTTCCTGCCCAGCTCCAACTCCGAGCAGTCGATCAGCAACAGTGTAGGGATCTGGTGAAACTGCAAAAGAAGATTCCAAACAAGTCAAGCAATAGTTGTTGTTTAGAGTAGTATTTTTGTGCTCATAATTTTGATGCCTTGTTTCATCACAAATAAATCTATTCAGATATATATGTATGGAGATGGCGTAGCTGAAATATTCAATTCAgataaaatattgaagttcttgcgaggcaggatcaagtataacatttggggtttaaggctcatgctAAGTGATGATAtgaaaaattggtttactgagaattatataaactattatataaattaaatagtatatatttaaatattatataaatagtttatataaattatataaactatTTATAATGCAGTATTTTCcttgtaaatatatgtatatatatatatatatatatatatatatatatatatatatatatatatatatatatatatatatatatatatatatatatattttgtgacgataatctctttcaagagagattgagcctgctcttccctacataattacgtcaaaatacaagatacgttcaccaagtatcgccaaacgttttgcccagagagcaaatcgtaccccaacacctggccaccgccgtaaccagctaactgctcatcctctgcctgcctgttgctgattggctggtgtctcgtcgcacctgccctccacctccaccacaagtcgacgtctgggctgcagtgcgccagtctcgtcagaatatctcagtgctccatgcagttgacatctctcgctggtagactaagccttggctttcgtgtactaagggaggtggcagctcgaagccaatattccagaactcatattttattttgctatcactgtaacttacttgtcttagcgtaacttttcatttgccagtgattattcatgttattttgtttgttgacttgtcctgcatatttttatgagattacctttattcatgtctcgttttctagagtaatcaaaatttcattgtttatatacttgtgttttgtgtgtcttcccattaccttaccacagacgaaaggaccaaattttctcttcttttttttgtcatgtgacgaggccctgcccctagcttttgaaacagccgaacaccaacgctttaccgtcacaaaatatatatatatatatatatatatatatatatatatatatatatatatatatatatatatatatatatatatatatatattatatatatatatatatatatatatatatatataatatatatataatgtatatataatgtatatgttgtacctagtagccagaacgcacttctcggcctactatgcaagacccgattttcctaataagccaatttttcttgaatatatatattttttattttttttcttgtgaaatgataaagctatctatttattgatgtatgagttaattttgtttAATCTGTGTtataactaacgtagatatatgaccaaacctaatcaaccctacctaacctaacctatcttaacctaatctaaactaacacaactaagtatataatatatgttcttaatataatataataataataattcaaataaactaattggaaacattttattgaaaataaaaaaaatcactcggcctattaggcaaatcgggccttgcatagtaggcagaaaagtgcgttctggctactaagtacaacaTATATTTGATCcataccacggaggaagaattgagataggattttccttaagtacttttgtatatatatatatatatatagagagagaaatACAACACAAAAAAAGTCTTGCAGCACTCCTACCTTTTCCTCGAAGTTCTGAGCTTGAATAATGTCTCGAggaaacccaaccaacacaattCCCTCATGCGACTTGAGATCTTCCAGCTGTGTCTTCACTAAATCCAGAATTAAATCCTGTGAGAGGGAGATATTTCTAAGAGATCTCAAGGCAGGTGAACAAATTGACACCTAGGATTACTATGTAATAAAGTCAGGCAGATGAAGGACGATTTGGCACCGTTGGCTCtcggttcacccagcagtaactggATACCTGGTTGTAAACCGAATAACGGATTGAGTTCTGGGAAAAACAAGCAGGGAAAAGGCTTCAGGTGAGTTGCAAATATTAATCTGTAGGAGGAAGACCTGTTAGTCAGCAAACACGAATCAGAAGACTTCTGCATTTTTACTTTATAGTATTTAAAAGCTATGCATAATGGATGAATGCTCGTACCACAGTTTTGCTAACCAAAGAAGCCATCTTTCTTGAATGGGTGAACCACTTCACCCAGAGCACCAGACAGCATTTTCAGGGTGATTTTACTCTTGTTTGCAGTCTACATGTTGTTATTCATTTAGTTGTATGAACTTTAGTGTTACAAACTGTGGAGAGAATCAGATTGAAATTGCCGCCGGCGGGACTGTTTTATCCCGCCAGGTCATAACCGGAGGTGATTGGCTGAGACAACGCCGTCTCAGGGGCAGCGCGCCTCCACCAGTAGACACCCCACACTTAATAAGATGGTAACACATCCCAGCTGAGCAGTTAGTTGTCTATTGATCACAGCCAAGACTCGGGGGCCCTAAGGCGTCCCAAGCCGCATTAGACCTCGCCCTCTTGTCTGCCTACTCCAGAGAACTCGTCACAAGTACcggacaaggggccagattcacgaagcagttacgccagcacttactaaccggtacatcttttctcaatctttggaggctttgtttacaattatttaataGGTAATGaggtccgaagcaccaggaagctgtttataacaataacaacagttgattggaaagttttcatgcttgtaaactgtttaataaatgtaaccaaagccgtcaaagattgagaaaagatgtacgcgttcgtaagtacttgcgtaactgcttcgtgaatctggccctttaaGACCACGGACGTGAGACTCGAGGCGGGCCCTACTGTCTGGGACAACTGTGACCATCTTGTGGAGGCGACGCCATGATCCCCTGTATGGCATCATCACGCCGCTGATAAATGGACTTACCTTGAATTTATTAAACTTGGctctaaaataatatatatatcattacaATGTTGACAAATAATTAAAGGTACAAAAGTAtctaaaaatatattttcttgaaACAATTACTtgttaatttaattttaattattattcatATTAGCTGACTATAAATCTTTACTTTGTAGTGATTTTGGTGATGTTAACCTTATTCTTTTGAACATTATCATTCAGCAAACTATAATTGCTGTAGATATACTTCTATTGGCATCTTGTAGAGAAATGTTTACTGTACAACATATGCAATATTCAACAAAACaacaaaacaacaaaaatattccCCTGGTATTGGTTTTATTTTCATTACACAGTTTGCATTCACCCTTTTTTTCACCAGGAGAAAAAATGTACCAATAAATAACCCATCTAATTAACAGGGGAAAGTGAATACAGATAATTGTATTTGGGGTACTGTTGGAGAGGTTCAAAAGAGTTAACTGGGTTCCCATAATCGGAGAAAGGAAGCCTGTTTAAGACTTATTGAAGTTCCGTTCACTCAGCAACACAATTTTACAACGATGCGACCCAACATAACCTAAATCcctggtgcctatttactgcttggtgaacagattcataaggtgtaaggaaacgtgcccaaacgtctcgtccaaccctgggatcgaacctagaaCATTTCGGTTGGAAAGCAACTGAGTGGTCGTGTTGTACATCTGATTGCACCGTTTTAAAGCGCAAAGCAAAACTCAGCTCATGGTAATATATATAATCAATTTGCTACAAACAATAATCTGCAACAAAATTGTGTCACGCCACGGACCCTTGTAGTGAGCAAAGCTGAAGCACCTTCCTCACTTGCAGCAACCATCCattccttgggccagattcacgaagcagttacacaagcacttaccaacgtgtacatctttcctcaatctttgacggctttgattacatttattaaacagtttacaagcatgaaaacttgccaatcaactgttgttattgttataaacagcctcctggtgcttcggagctcattaactgtttaataattgtaaacaaagccgccaaagattgagaaaagatgtacaggttcgtaagtgcttgcgtaactgcttcgtgaatctggcttctTGTTAGTGGCGTTACTTATATGTTGCAGCATGCTGTAGCGCCTCCACATTCCTCCGTCCCGCCaccaagcctccaccacatcttcaGCACCACCTTATACTTCTTCGCCTTTGCCATCATCTCTCCTATATTACAACGATGGTGCCTCCTTCGTCTAGGtcttcatcctcttttccttaacTTGAAGAACAAGATGTTATGGCACGTTCCCTTAcatctgatgcttctgttcatctagcatgAAATTGGTATCCAAGAATTATGCGACTGTTGTGGGTTGAATCGTGGGGGGACGTTCAGTAGTCGGACTAGCgcagcggaggggggggggaacttcgATAAGCCCGTACAGTTTACCTTtgggtcaacccgtcctcttaaaaataacgtcacttttggctcgtatgcgcactatggccaaatttggacgtaatttgaaatgaaatcgactcacaaaagtgacgttctgttccgttttctgtttgagccgTCCGACCGACCacgggaaaccatctcaagactccCTCACCTGTACCCTTTGCTCCTGTCTCGCCTGGGATACTAGATCACCCCTCCCTTACCTTGGGTACCggctcgtcccccccccctcatcagtaTGATCAtctccacctgcctcacctgatcaacacctccacctgcctcacctggggCACCAGCTCGCCTTTGCGCATAAGATTCTGTATCATGACGACCTTCTCGCTGGGCAGCGCCGTGTAGGTCTCCGGGTCCTCCCTCCAGCAAGCAACGTGGTCACGGAGCATCtggccgacacacacacacgcccaccctgGGTACAGGTACGTGATGCCGCTCATCAGCCGCCACTTGTCACTCCCAGGGCCACCTGTGATGACAAGAGCCACATGTGTCAACATTGAGTGTTACGCACTCTACTGAATGTCGCTTAGCGCAGTCGTCTCGCAACCGTCATGGGTTCgttaccccaggcagtgccagacGTTTGAGTACGTTTTCTCAGCCTACACACTTTTAATTATAATCAGCTTAAGTTAATAGATGCCTGGAGTTAGTCGACTGTTTTGGGTTGCATCTTAGGGGATGATCACCTACGGTAAGCTTGATAAGCCCAATAGGTTCTCAACTCCCGACAATGGGAAACTGAATCGTGTcattataaaaaagtcataaaggTGTTTAATTTGAGTAATAGTGTAAATTACATCGTTCTTAACGTCACTGCTACAGCTCGGCCCACATGGCCTTGTTACTCTTGAAGACAAATTTGATAAGTTGAGACATTCACTCACAAAGACTCGAGAAGTTCTAGATAAAGAAATCTGGGTTCCTGCTACTCAACAAATCCACTTACGAAGAAGTATGGCCATATAATTAGTGTCCACTTGAAACATTTACTGCTGCGAACCACACAGGGTAAATTTACAATTTCCGATAAATTAACTATGAATTAACTTAAATCCTTCAATATAAGTAGAATAAGTATGAATAGTTTATGGGAAATATGAGTTCATTTATCATAAGTTATAAGTATAAATAGTTCTGGTATTGAAGTTTCGTAAAGGACTAGCGAGTACCTAACACTAACTAATAACAGTCTGAACATTTGGTTACAATGGAAGTTTAGACAATTGTTCATACAAAGATCCAGAATCTAGATAAGCAGGAAGCAGCCGAGAGACGGGATTAAAGAACTGGAGACCCAGAAGAACGGGCACGAGCTTCTAGCAAGTCACATAGGTACAGGCGAGAAAACATTGCGTTTCCCACGGAGAACAGGCAGATGGCTGACTGTCATAAAAAAAGGTGAAAATCAAAAACACTTACCCATGAAGAAGAGGCAAGGAGGAAAGATGGCATCTTCCGAGTTGACGTTAATGATTGAGGTGGAGAGCGGTTGATTCCTCACAGATGCCGTCATGTTTCGGTACTCGCGGTACGACCCTATGCAACCGAGAATGGATCGTGACATTAGAATAAGGCAGTCATGCACACAGAAGGATCCAGATCCAATGCCGGAATAAAATTATCACAGTCATCGTGACATCATACACCGTGTTCATGCCATATAATAATTATTGTCTAATTATCAATGAATTAGAAATAATTTTAATTATAAAACAAACGTTTATCTCTTAttttggttacgttaggttaggataggataggttgctTTGGATGTATTTTCTCAGGTCTTAGACCTTAGTCAGAGGTTCCCAACTCATCCTGCTGTTTAGATAatagtttttgtaactatgtgcaccacagTACAtacattgacgtactaagcagttaaatagtagaattttgtactattcactttatagtctgaaaaAATTAAACTaataacaaacttaaatattcctaggcctagtatagctcatatatgtactatattagggctcagttagcgtgtattaggcctaggaaggtaaggttaggtttgttcagttcgcctttgcaacataagtagaaaatcttttccggtttgtccaaatttaatactaccgatttctactttctaactgcgtcgtacgtcggtatatgtaccgTGGTTCTCATCCTTCCCATAAGTACTATTAAAACAGGAGAATGGGCTGttacatgagacaacatgtgggcTATGGAGGTGGGACAAAGATGCAGGGTCGTAGAGATTGCTCACTGTGCCGAGACTTAGGCTATGGTGATGTGACACTGATTATGGTGAACAGGCATAAGTGTTGGGATGTATAGTGAGCAACATTGAAAGACGCAACTCTAAGATGAATGGTGAAGCACAATTCATGGCAATGGGAAGAAAATCTTGATGGTGAGATTATAGTGAATGGTACTGGTACACAGGTCAAGAAAGATAATAAGACACAAATCAGGATAACGGAACACAAGTCAAGACAGGCAATAAGACATAAATTATGATAATTGGACACCTGTCAAGCCAGACAACAAAGCACATATATTGGGGGGCTCAATGACTCACAAATATTTCCAAGTAATATATATAGAGATGAGAAGTTACTCATTGATACAGACCCACAGAGGCCCGTGAGGGAGGAGGCAGAGGAGGAGGCTTCATAATTTTGTCATGTGCTCTCTGGACGTCTCTAAACACTTCCTCCTGACTCCTCTCCCCAGACACCTGTAACGAAGCATTGGTTTCACGGTATCAAACTATCTCATATTCATTGGGTGGACTTCTACACCTTTTCTTTAAGTTGTTCAATACACAAAAATACTATAAAACAATTAACATTTTTAAAAGCCTGTAATCAAATATGTTATTATATGAAATCTGTCGATTTATATTTAAGTTAGAAAGTACTAAGGAAGAATTTACCTAATTTACATTAGATGAGGATGTTAGGTTAGTtttcgtaaaaaaaaaatatacaaaacgCATGTTATAAGTGCTAAGGCTGAATGTATCTATcaaatcttttctcaatctttggcggttttgtttccaattatttaacagtttacaagcatgaaaacttcacaatcaactattgttattgttgtaaacagcctcctggtgcttcggagctcattaactgtttaataattggaaacaaagccgccaaagattgagaaaagatgtacaggttcataagtgctttcgtgaatctggccccaggactatGTTCAGAACTAAACTATACTTGATAGTTGGTCCGGAAGGAATTGTGGGGAGACTTGATAACCCGCCGGAGGCTCAGTGCCTAAGCCCAACACCAATATTAAAAGATATCACTCACCACATAAAGAAGACCGTGGTTGTCGAAGTGTTCGCACACAGGCAGCACCTTGCTGTGGAACTCTGAGAGATCCTTCCTGGCAGCGTCCAGCATAAGGGTACCCATCCTCGCTCCAGCCTCCAGGTTACTGAGCAGTGTGGACTCCCTCCAGTCCAGCAGGATGGCCCCATCAACGTTACCTAGCTGCAAATGTGTAACATAACGTGGGATGGCTGTTGTGTAGCTTTCTGAACATTTGTATGCTTTCAAGGAGATTGAGTTTGGTTTCCCTAATTATATACAAAAAGCTTGTAAATGCCTGAACTTTGTGGCGTTGAAGTCATGCAGAAAGTGTCTCCAATTGCTTGTGGGTCTTCCTGCGAAGGTGTTAAGGAGTTTGGTCAGTCGAGTGCTCTTACTGGCTTAAACAAAGTGTTGATAACAGTGATATCAAACAGGGTGCGGTCAAATCGTATATAGATGTTTCGTATATTGCTCGGTTTataattgttaaaaaaaaatgatgAAATGTAAGGTTGGATTACCTAAGTTAGGTTATTTTGGTTAGATTATTAAGTTGGATTGGCTTAGGGTAGATTAAGTTAAACCAAGTTGGGATAAGCGAAACGTCTTATGTACGAAATTACCTatatcttcacacacacacatatgtacaagTTTGCAAGTCGAGTGTGTACAATGGTTGGCACCAGTGATAGGTTAAACAAGGTACTATATGTCATAATTATTGTATAATTATAAAATCATACTAAATTATAGAGGTGGTATGTGACAGCAATACACCATGTTTTATTTTTCTTAAACTATGTTTTCTTCCTATTCTCATTGCAGTATTTTATAAGAAATAAGTTTGTGTCTTTTGCTTGTATCCTCACAACATCATATATAATTAGTTTAAATATTGTTAGACTGAATATGATTACATATACATtagattcacatatatatatcacgttaattaACTTTTAATTAATTAACACGTTAATTAAGCAGCAAGTaactttttccttgtttttggggAATAAGTGTTCCAAATTTATCATTAAACAAAGCAAAATTAAAATCATATTTTCTAAACATTATTTCCTCAGTTGGTATTAAGCTTCCTTAGTGATTCCATTCCCCTGGGGTCTAGGAGAGTCGAACCGTGGACCCTACGTGTCTGAGGCCGAAGCtcgatcgaccgagctattgaggagtcttaataaggaaagtttccagaagcagcgtAAAATTATCCAACTTTTAATATTAGGAACTCAAATTATTCAGCCGTATTAGTATTATGCCTAAACTGTCAATTTCTTGGTATTATGAATCAAATTACCAAAGTTATTCCTGTTACAGACACGTATACTCGAACCATTTTATGTTATGGATATTATGCAAACAAATTATGAATTAAATTTATTCAACATATTTGAAATATGCGCTTAAGCGTTCAAATCATTATCGTTTCAGTCAACCTATCAACTTAGCTATGTTATGTATAAATTACCCATCTCATTAGCATATTTACAGTAATTTCCTCCAGGGCTTGTTTCAATCTAATCTAATACCACAGAAAAAGGCTAAACAGGTACTTTTGCCTCCTGCAGGATATGTTAATAATTTTAACGAGTGGATCTTAAGCCACGGtcttcaggaggcctggtcgacgaccgggccgcggggacgctaagccccggatgcACCTCAAGGTTAGGTAACAGTCTGTATCTTCCCAACGCTATCAGAAGCCTCAGCAATTTCAAATTGTTGAGGCTTTCCTCTTTTTCCCTCTCTTGGTTCACTTGGTTTTCCTCAAATTTC
Coding sequences within:
- the LOC123763978 gene encoding adenylate kinase isoenzyme 5 isoform X2, whose translation is MQVLSDISSLFKMGICLDTDRSGSPLVGEGRNGEAGTTAATTPNTAAPPGGPNNTAPTETITGAPVIFFLGGPGSGKMTHAQNLADIHEGYRHINLSVVISEYIKENDLGSPRSISATIALALLAREMHLTQRCKGYLVSGYPRHMEDVLHYNDKLGRPTGAILLEWDRGTLIRNIELRMRDYCLSQSCKLRSAGRMLGNVDGAILLDWRESTLLSNLEAGARMGTLMLDAARKDLSEFHSKVLPVCEHFDNHGLLYVVSGERSQEEVFRDVQRAHDKIMKPPPLPPPSRASVGSYREYRNMTASVRNQPLSTSIINVNSEDAIFPPCLFFMGGPGSDKWRLMSGITYLYPGWACVCVGQMLRDHVACWREDPETYTALPSEKVVMIQNLMRKGELVPQDLILDLVKTQLEDLKSHEGIVLVGFPRDIIQAQNFEEKFHQIPTLLLIDCSELELGRNLGRRENRLDDNVAAARRRLAIYREVTLPMLKAFDEKNRLKIIDGDADWEQVEREVKRAIYVETQSLGRRVHRSATHTPTPSLRETSSPRPASPCLSAATHLRDPSDEDTSQDHVNSNVLALPSLDHNVLTLPTHGHNVLASPSIDHKVLASPSLGRNVLASPSIDHKVLASPSIDHKVLASPSIDHKVLASPSIDHKVLASPSHDPKIQAPSSHGLKVLAPPKHDHMDTRSISQHDIDDVDVIETTPKNSMKCKGV
- the LOC123763978 gene encoding adenylate kinase isoenzyme 5 isoform X5, yielding MQVLSDISSLFKMGICLDTGQRSETLSLHDLDEDRSGSPLVGEGRNGEAGTTAATTPNTAAPPGGPNNTAPTETITGAPVIFFLGGPGSGKMTHAQNLADIHEGYRHINLSVVISEYIKENDLGSPRSISATIALALLAREMHLTQRCKGYLVSGYPRHMEDVLHYNDKLGNVDGAILLDWRESTLLSNLEAGARMGTLMLDAARKDLSEFHSKVLPVCEHFDNHGLLYVVSGERSQEEVFRDVQRAHDKIMKPPPLPPPSRASVGSYREYRNMTASVRNQPLSTSIINVNSEDAIFPPCLFFMGGPGSDKWRLMSGITYLYPGWACVCVGQMLRDHVACWREDPETYTALPSEKVVMIQNLMRKGELVPQDLILDLVKTQLEDLKSHEGIVLVGFPRDIIQAQNFEEKFHQIPTLLLIDCSELELGRNLGRRENRLDDNVAAARRRLAIYREVTLPMLKAFDEKNRLKIIDGDADWEQVEREVKRAIYVETQSLGRRVHRSATHTPTPSLRETSSPRPASPCLSAATHLRDPSDEDTSQDHVNSNVLALPSLDHNVLTLPTHGHNVLASPSIDHKVLASPSLGRNVLASPSIDHKVLASPSIDHKVLASPSIDHKVLASPSIDHKVLASPSHDPKIQAPSSHGLKVLAPPKHDHMDTRSISQHDIDDVDVIETTPKNSMKCKGV
- the LOC123763978 gene encoding adenylate kinase isoenzyme 5 isoform X3: MQVLSDISSLFKMGICLDTGQRSETLSLHDLDEDRSGSPLVGEGRNGEAGTTAATTPNTAAPPGGPNNTAPTETITGAPVIFFLGGPGSGKMTHAQNLADIHEGYRHINLSVVISEYIKENDLGSPRSISATIALALLAREMHLTQRCKGYLVSGYPRHMEDVLHYNDKLGRPTGAILLEWDRGTLIRNIELGNVDGAILLDWRESTLLSNLEAGARMGTLMLDAARKDLSEFHSKVLPVCEHFDNHGLLYVVSGERSQEEVFRDVQRAHDKIMKPPPLPPPSRASVGSYREYRNMTASVRNQPLSTSIINVNSEDAIFPPCLFFMGGPGSDKWRLMSGITYLYPGWACVCVGQMLRDHVACWREDPETYTALPSEKVVMIQNLMRKGELVPQDLILDLVKTQLEDLKSHEGIVLVGFPRDIIQAQNFEEKFHQIPTLLLIDCSELELGRNLGRRENRLDDNVAAARRRLAIYREVTLPMLKAFDEKNRLKIIDGDADWEQVEREVKRAIYVETQSLGRRVHRSATHTPTPSLRETSSPRPASPCLSAATHLRDPSDEDTSQDHVNSNVLALPSLDHNVLTLPTHGHNVLASPSIDHKVLASPSLGRNVLASPSIDHKVLASPSIDHKVLASPSIDHKVLASPSIDHKVLASPSHDPKIQAPSSHGLKVLAPPKHDHMDTRSISQHDIDDVDVIETTPKNSMKCKGV
- the LOC123763978 gene encoding adenylate kinase isoenzyme 5 isoform X6, which encodes MQVLSDISSLFKMGICLDTDRSGSPLVGEGRNGEAGTTAATTPNTAAPPGGPNNTAPTETITGAPVIFFLGGPGSGKMTHAQNLADIHEGYRHINLSVVISEYIKENDLGSPRSISATIALALLAREMHLTQRCKGYLVSGYPRHMEDVLHYNDKLGNVDGAILLDWRESTLLSNLEAGARMGTLMLDAARKDLSEFHSKVLPVCEHFDNHGLLYVVSGERSQEEVFRDVQRAHDKIMKPPPLPPPSRASVGSYREYRNMTASVRNQPLSTSIINVNSEDAIFPPCLFFMGGPGSDKWRLMSGITYLYPGWACVCVGQMLRDHVACWREDPETYTALPSEKVVMIQNLMRKGELVPQDLILDLVKTQLEDLKSHEGIVLVGFPRDIIQAQNFEEKFHQIPTLLLIDCSELELGRNLGRRENRLDDNVAAARRRLAIYREVTLPMLKAFDEKNRLKIIDGDADWEQVEREVKRAIYVETQSLGRRVHRDPSDEDTSQDHVNSNVLALPSLDHNVLTLPTHGHNVLASPSIDHKVLASPSLGRNVLASPSIDHKVLASPSIDHKVLASPSIDHKVLASPSIDHKVLASPSHDPKIQAPSSHGLKVLAPPKHDHMDTRSISQHDIDDVDVIETTPKNSMKCKGV